A section of the Enterobacter sp. C2 genome encodes:
- the polA gene encoding DNA polymerase I, which produces MVQIPENPLILVDGSSYLYRAYHAFPPLTNSAGEPTGAMYGVLNMLRSLIMQYQPTHAAVVFDAKGKTFRDELFEHYKSHRPPMPDDLRSQIEPLHAMVKAMGLPLMAVSGVEADDVIGTLALEAEKMGRPVLISTGDKDMAQLVTPNVTLINTMTNTILGPEEVINKYGVPPELIIDFLALMGDSSDNIPGVPGVGEKTAQALLQGLGGLETLLNESDKIATLSFRGAKTMAAKLEQNKEVARLSYQLATIKTDVELDLSCEQLTVQQPAADELLNLFKRYEFKRWTTDVEAGTWLQGKGAKPAAKPQAAPVVEVEDDEPATPLSAEHYVTVLDEPTLNEWIARLKRAPVFAFDTETDSLDNVSAQLVGLSFATEPGLAAYVPVAHDYLDAPEQLSRNRVLELLKPILEDEKALKVGQNLKFDRGILQNYGIELRGIAFDTMLESYILDSVAGRHDMDSLSARWLKHQTVTFEQIAGKGKNQLTFNQIALEEAGHYAAEDADVTLQLHLKMWPKLEKHAGPLNIFQNIEMPLVPVLSRIERNGVKIDPAVLHKHSGEITLRLAELEKKAHEIAGEAFNLSSTKQLQVILFEKQGIKPLKKTPGGAPSTSEEVLEELALDYPLPKVILEHRGLSKLKSTYTDKLPLMINPKTGRVHTSYHQAVTATGRLSSTDPNLQNIPVRNDEGRRIRQAFIAPEDYVIVSADYSQIELRIMAHLSRDRGLLSAFAEGQDIHRATAAEVFGMPLESVSNDQRRSAKAINFGLIYGMSAFGLSRQLNIPRKESQRYMDLYFERYPGVREYMERTRAQAKEQGYVETLEGRRLYLPDITSSNAARRAGAERAAINAPMQGTAADIIKRAMIAVDAWLQAEQPRVRMIMQVHDELVFEVHKDDVEQVSQKIHELMENSTQLDVPLLVEVGSGENWDLAH; this is translated from the coding sequence ATGGTTCAGATCCCAGAAAACCCGCTAATCCTCGTTGATGGCTCCTCCTATCTCTATCGCGCTTACCACGCGTTTCCACCGCTGACTAACAGCGCAGGAGAGCCAACCGGCGCCATGTACGGGGTGCTGAACATGCTCAGAAGCTTGATCATGCAGTATCAGCCCACGCATGCCGCAGTGGTGTTTGATGCCAAAGGGAAGACGTTCCGTGACGAACTGTTTGAGCACTATAAATCCCACCGACCGCCGATGCCTGACGACCTGCGCTCGCAGATCGAGCCGCTGCATGCGATGGTAAAAGCGATGGGCCTGCCGCTGATGGCTGTTTCTGGCGTTGAGGCGGATGACGTTATCGGTACGCTGGCGCTGGAGGCCGAAAAAATGGGTCGCCCGGTACTGATTAGCACCGGCGATAAAGATATGGCCCAGCTGGTTACGCCGAACGTGACCCTGATTAACACCATGACCAACACCATTCTCGGTCCGGAAGAGGTGATCAATAAATATGGCGTGCCGCCTGAGCTGATCATCGATTTCCTGGCATTGATGGGTGACTCCTCAGATAACATCCCCGGCGTACCGGGCGTGGGTGAAAAAACCGCACAGGCGCTGCTGCAGGGGCTTGGCGGTCTGGAAACGCTGCTAAACGAGTCTGATAAGATCGCCACTCTCAGCTTCCGCGGGGCAAAAACCATGGCGGCGAAGCTGGAGCAGAATAAAGAGGTGGCTCGCCTCTCCTATCAGCTGGCGACCATCAAGACCGACGTTGAACTGGATCTCTCCTGCGAACAGCTGACGGTACAGCAGCCTGCCGCAGATGAGCTGCTGAACCTGTTTAAACGATACGAATTCAAACGCTGGACGACGGATGTCGAAGCGGGAACCTGGTTGCAGGGTAAAGGCGCGAAACCGGCCGCGAAGCCGCAGGCGGCACCTGTCGTTGAGGTTGAAGACGATGAACCTGCGACACCGCTCTCCGCAGAGCATTACGTTACCGTTCTGGATGAGCCGACGCTGAACGAGTGGATTGCGCGCCTGAAGAGAGCGCCGGTGTTTGCGTTCGATACGGAAACGGATAGCCTGGATAACGTTAGCGCTCAGCTGGTGGGCCTGTCGTTTGCTACCGAGCCGGGTCTGGCGGCCTATGTGCCGGTTGCACATGACTACCTGGATGCGCCAGAGCAGCTCTCCCGCAATCGTGTCCTGGAACTGCTGAAGCCGATTCTGGAAGATGAAAAAGCACTGAAGGTAGGACAGAACCTTAAGTTCGATCGCGGCATTTTGCAGAACTATGGCATTGAGCTGCGTGGCATCGCCTTCGACACCATGCTTGAGTCCTATATTCTCGACAGCGTCGCTGGACGTCACGATATGGACAGCCTCTCTGCTCGCTGGCTGAAGCACCAGACCGTGACCTTTGAGCAGATTGCCGGCAAGGGTAAAAACCAGCTGACCTTTAACCAGATCGCACTGGAAGAGGCCGGTCACTATGCGGCGGAAGATGCTGACGTCACGCTGCAGCTGCATCTCAAGATGTGGCCAAAACTGGAGAAGCATGCGGGCCCGCTGAATATTTTCCAGAACATCGAAATGCCGCTGGTGCCGGTGCTCTCCCGCATCGAGCGTAACGGGGTGAAGATCGATCCGGCGGTGCTGCACAAGCACTCCGGCGAAATCACGCTGCGTCTGGCTGAGCTGGAGAAAAAGGCCCATGAGATCGCGGGCGAAGCGTTTAACCTCTCTTCAACCAAACAGCTGCAGGTTATCCTGTTTGAAAAGCAGGGCATTAAGCCGCTGAAGAAGACGCCGGGTGGTGCACCGTCAACCTCAGAAGAGGTGCTGGAGGAGCTGGCGCTGGACTATCCATTGCCGAAGGTCATTCTGGAGCATCGCGGTCTGTCGAAGCTGAAATCGACCTATACCGATAAGCTACCGCTGATGATCAACCCTAAAACCGGGCGCGTGCACACCTCCTATCACCAGGCGGTCACCGCAACGGGACGACTCTCATCTACCGATCCGAACCTGCAGAATATTCCTGTGCGTAACGACGAGGGACGGCGCATCCGTCAGGCGTTTATTGCGCCGGAGGATTACGTCATCGTCTCTGCGGACTACTCGCAGATTGAGCTGCGCATCATGGCGCACCTGTCTCGCGATCGGGGGCTGCTCTCTGCCTTTGCCGAGGGTCAGGACATCCACCGCGCCACGGCGGCAGAGGTATTTGGCATGCCGCTGGAGAGCGTATCAAACGACCAACGCCGCAGCGCGAAGGCCATTAACTTTGGCCTGATCTACGGCATGAGCGCCTTCGGTCTCTCGCGCCAGCTGAACATCCCGCGCAAAGAGTCGCAGCGTTATATGGATCTCTACTTTGAGCGCTATCCGGGCGTGCGTGAGTATATGGAACGCACCCGGGCACAAGCAAAAGAGCAGGGTTACGTTGAAACGTTAGAAGGTCGTCGCCTCTACCTGCCGGACATCACATCCAGCAACGCCGCGCGCCGGGCGGGCGCTGAGCGTGCTGCGATTAACGCCCCGATGCAGGGCACGGCGGCAGATATCATCAAGCGGGCAATGATCGCCGTAGATGCCTGGCTTCAGGCGGAGCAGCCGCGCGTGCGTATGATT
- the dsbA gene encoding thiol:disulfide interchange protein DsbA: MKKIWLALAGLILAFSASAAQFTEGKQYIALDKPAVGEPQVLEFFSFYCPHCYDFERVWHVSDTVKQQLPEGTKMTKYHVEFLGPLGKDLTQAWAVAMALGVEDKITAPMFEAVQKSQTVTSVADIRKVFVDAGIKGEDYDAAWNSFVVKSLVAQQEKAAADLQLQGVPAMFVNGKYQVNPQGMDASSMDIFVQQYAATVKYLVGQK; this comes from the coding sequence ATGAAGAAAATTTGGCTGGCGCTTGCAGGTCTCATTCTGGCATTTAGCGCATCTGCGGCTCAGTTCACCGAGGGCAAACAGTACATCGCCCTTGATAAACCGGCGGTGGGAGAGCCGCAGGTGTTGGAGTTCTTCTCCTTCTACTGCCCGCACTGCTACGATTTTGAACGCGTGTGGCATGTTTCTGACACGGTGAAACAGCAGCTGCCGGAAGGCACTAAAATGACGAAATATCACGTCGAGTTCCTTGGTCCATTGGGTAAAGATCTGACCCAGGCATGGGCTGTCGCGATGGCGCTGGGCGTAGAAGATAAGATCACTGCCCCGATGTTTGAAGCTGTACAGAAGTCCCAGACTGTGACTTCCGTCGCCGATATTCGCAAAGTGTTTGTTGATGCCGGTATCAAAGGCGAAGACTATGACGCCGCGTGGAACAGCTTTGTGGTGAAGTCCCTGGTTGCTCAGCAGGAGAAAGCGGCCGCCGATCTGCAGCTGCAGGGTGTTCCAGCCATGTTTGTTAACGGTAAGTACCAGGTTAACCCGCAGGGTATGGATGCCAGCAGCATGGATATCTTCGTTCAGCAGTATGCCGCAACGGTAAAATATCTGGTTGGCCAGAAGTAA
- a CDS encoding serine/threonine protein kinase, which produces MNDNAFTFQTLHPDTIMDALFEQGIRVDSGLTPLNSYENRVYQFQDEDRRRYVVKFYRPQRWSAEQISEEHQFAHELMNDEVPVAAPLEFNGQTLLTHQGYYYAVFPSLGGRQFEADSLEQMEWVARYLGRLHQTGRKKRFTHRPSIDVNEYLIEPRHVFERSTLIPSGLKAAFLNATDSLIEAVMAHWHTRFDLLRLHGDCHAGNILWRDGPLFVDLDDARNGPAVQDLWMLLNGDKAERRMQLETIVEAYEEFSEFNTDEIALIEPLRAMRMVYYLAWLIRRWDDPAFPKNFPWLTGEDYWHRQTLTFIEQVKVLQEPPLQLTPMY; this is translated from the coding sequence ATGAACGACAACGCTTTTACTTTCCAGACGCTACACCCGGATACCATCATGGATGCGCTGTTCGAACAGGGGATCCGGGTGGATTCCGGTCTTACCCCGCTCAACAGTTACGAAAACCGTGTCTATCAGTTTCAGGATGAAGATCGCCGCCGTTACGTGGTGAAGTTTTACCGTCCGCAGCGCTGGTCGGCAGAACAAATCAGCGAAGAGCACCAGTTCGCCCATGAGCTAATGAACGATGAGGTACCGGTTGCTGCCCCGCTTGAATTCAACGGCCAGACGCTGCTGACGCATCAGGGGTACTACTATGCCGTATTCCCCAGCCTTGGCGGTCGTCAGTTCGAAGCCGATAGCCTGGAGCAGATGGAGTGGGTAGCGCGTTACCTCGGCCGCCTGCATCAAACCGGGCGTAAAAAACGCTTCACCCATCGCCCCTCCATCGACGTTAATGAGTACCTGATTGAGCCTCGTCACGTCTTTGAACGGTCGACGCTTATCCCCTCAGGCCTGAAAGCCGCTTTCCTTAACGCCACGGATTCTCTTATCGAGGCGGTAATGGCGCACTGGCATACGCGTTTCGATCTGCTGCGCCTGCACGGCGACTGCCATGCCGGGAACATTCTCTGGCGTGATGGACCGCTGTTTGTCGATCTCGACGATGCCCGTAACGGTCCGGCCGTTCAGGATCTGTGGATGCTGCTCAACGGCGATAAGGCCGAGCGGCGTATGCAGCTTGAGACGATCGTTGAGGCCTATGAAGAGTTTAGCGAGTTCAACACCGATGAAATCGCGCTCATCGAACCTTTACGTGCCATGCGTATGGTTTATTATCTGGCATGGCTGATCCGCCGCTGGGACGATCCCGCATTCCCCAAAAATTTCCCGTGGCTTACCGGGGAAGACTATTGGCACAGGCAAACTCTGACCTTTATTGAGCAGGTTAAGGTTCTGCAAGAACCGCCTTTGCAACTTACGCCGATGTATTAA
- a CDS encoding YihD family protein encodes MKCKRLNEVIELLQPAWQKEPELNLMQFLQKLAQESGYDGELTDLSDDILIYHLKMRDSAKDAVIPGIQKDYEEDFKTALLRARGVIKE; translated from the coding sequence ATGAAATGTAAACGTCTGAACGAAGTAATTGAACTCCTCCAGCCCGCCTGGCAAAAAGAGCCTGAGCTTAACCTGATGCAATTCTTGCAAAAATTGGCGCAGGAGTCAGGCTATGACGGTGAGCTAACCGATCTTTCTGACGATATCCTGATCTATCATCTCAAAATGCGCGACTCGGCAAAGGACGCGGTTATTCCCGGGATCCAGAAAGATTATGAAGAGGATTTCAAAACGGCTCTGCTGCGTGCCCGGGGCGTAATTAAAGAGTAA
- the mobA gene encoding molybdenum cofactor guanylyltransferase MobA: MGGEDKGLLLLNGIPLWQHVADSLAKQVDRVVLSANRNLDRYRASGLAVIEDTLDNFPGPLAGMLAVMNQTAADWFLFCPCDTPGIPSDLAERLTSGRNDAPVVWVTDGERDHPTVALVHRQVIPQLAAYLAAGERRVMLFMRQVGGHAVDFSDCRSAFININTPDDLIARQEKQ, encoded by the coding sequence ATGGGCGGAGAAGACAAAGGATTATTGCTGCTCAACGGCATTCCGCTCTGGCAGCACGTCGCTGACAGTCTGGCTAAACAGGTAGACCGTGTCGTACTGAGCGCTAACCGCAACCTCGATCGCTATCGGGCAAGCGGTCTGGCCGTTATTGAAGATACGCTGGATAACTTCCCTGGCCCATTGGCCGGTATGCTGGCCGTGATGAATCAGACGGCAGCCGACTGGTTTCTGTTCTGTCCGTGCGATACGCCGGGCATACCGTCCGATCTGGCAGAACGGCTGACCTCTGGGCGTAACGACGCGCCGGTAGTATGGGTGACGGATGGCGAACGCGATCACCCCACCGTTGCGCTAGTTCATCGCCAGGTGATCCCACAGCTTGCGGCATATCTAGCCGCCGGTGAACGGCGGGTGATGCTGTTTATGCGCCAGGTCGGAGGGCATGCCGTGGACTTTAGCGATTGCCGGTCGGCATTTATCAATATCAATACGCCGGACGATCTCATCGCCAGGCAGGAGAAACAATGA
- the mobB gene encoding molybdopterin-guanine dinucleotide biosynthesis protein MobB has product MKPILAIAAWSGTGKTTLLKRLIPALCERGIRPGLIKHTHHNMDVDKPGKDSYELRKAGAAQTLVASQQRWALMTETPDEAPLDLAFLASRMDHAKLDLVLVEGFKHEPVAKILLFRADIGHRIEELVIDDHVIAIASDVVIDAAVPVLDLNDVPNIADFIVQWLKRQS; this is encoded by the coding sequence ATGAAACCGATCCTCGCCATAGCCGCCTGGAGCGGTACAGGTAAAACCACGCTGCTTAAGCGTCTGATCCCTGCTCTCTGTGAACGGGGTATTCGACCCGGCCTGATTAAGCATACGCATCACAATATGGATGTCGATAAGCCCGGCAAGGATAGTTATGAGTTACGTAAGGCAGGTGCAGCACAAACCCTCGTCGCCAGCCAGCAGCGGTGGGCCCTAATGACCGAAACGCCGGATGAAGCGCCGTTAGACTTAGCATTTCTCGCCAGCAGAATGGATCACGCTAAATTAGATCTGGTTCTGGTAGAGGGGTTCAAACATGAGCCGGTGGCGAAGATCCTGCTTTTTCGCGCAGATATCGGGCATCGGATAGAGGAGCTGGTGATTGACGATCACGTTATTGCGATCGCCAGTGATGTCGTGATTGACGCTGCCGTTCCGGTGTTAGATTTGAATGACGTGCCGAATATTGCCGACTTTATCGTGCAGTGGTTAAAGCGTCAGAGTTAG
- a CDS encoding FadR/GntR family transcriptional regulator, protein MPLSAQHLAAQKNLSYVLAEKLAQRILTGEYAPGSILPAEMELGEEFGVSRTAVREAVKTLTAKGMVLPRPRIGTRVMPKGSWNFLDQELLSWWMTDDNFQEVINHFLVLRSTLEPQACRLAAELGSAEQKAHLNTLMEEMVALNQHFHRERWLDVDTAWHEHIYAMSSNPFLSSFATLFHSVYHTYFNSITHNEVVKLENHQAIVDAIQDSDGERAFSACQALLNTPHPPETK, encoded by the coding sequence ATGCCACTAAGCGCACAGCATTTAGCCGCTCAGAAAAACCTTTCTTATGTTCTGGCAGAGAAGCTGGCCCAGCGGATCTTAACCGGTGAGTATGCGCCAGGCTCAATTTTGCCTGCAGAGATGGAGCTAGGGGAGGAGTTTGGCGTAAGCCGAACGGCGGTTAGGGAAGCCGTAAAAACATTAACAGCGAAGGGAATGGTGCTACCACGTCCGCGTATCGGTACGCGTGTCATGCCCAAGGGAAGTTGGAACTTCCTTGATCAGGAGCTGCTCTCCTGGTGGATGACTGACGATAACTTCCAGGAAGTGATTAACCACTTTCTGGTTTTGCGCAGTACGCTGGAGCCTCAGGCCTGTAGACTGGCGGCCGAGTTGGGTAGCGCCGAGCAGAAAGCGCACCTGAATACGCTGATGGAAGAGATGGTAGCGTTAAACCAACATTTTCATCGCGAACGCTGGCTAGATGTGGATACCGCCTGGCATGAACATATCTATGCTATGAGCAGTAATCCCTTCCTTTCGTCGTTTGCCACGCTGTTTCACTCGGTTTATCACACCTACTTCAACTCTATTACCCATAATGAAGTGGTTAAACTTGAAAATCATCAGGCTATTGTGGATGCCATTCAGGATAGCGATGGTGAACGCGCCTTCAGCGCATGTCAGGCATTACTTAACACGCCTCACCCGCCGGAGACTAAATAA
- the mdtD gene encoding multidrug transporter subunit MdtD — protein MTKKKARSMAGLPWIAAMAFFMQALDATILNTALPAIAQSLNRSPLAMQSAIISYTLTVAMLIPVSGWLADRFGTRRIFMLAVSLFTLGSLACALSNSLGMLVVFRIVQGIGGAMMMPVARLALLRAYPRSELLPVLNFVTMPGLVGPILGPVLGGVLVTWASWHWIFLINIPIGIAGLFYARKYMPDFTTPRRRFDMSGFLLFGVSLVLFSIGIELFGEKLVASWLALTIIFSSIVLFYAYIRHARHHPSPLIALPIFKTRTFSVGIAGNIASRLGTGCVPFLMPLMLQVGFGYTALIAGCMIAPTAIGSILAKSTVTQVLRWFGYRKTLFGVTVIIGVMIAQFALQSPSMEVWLLILPLFILGMAMSTQFTAMNTITLADLTDENASSGNSVLAVTQQLSISLGVAVSAAVLRFYEGFESANTIEQFHYTFITMGIITLISASVFLLLKAKDGRNLIKERHKP, from the coding sequence ATGACCAAGAAAAAAGCGCGCAGCATGGCGGGTTTGCCATGGATTGCGGCGATGGCCTTCTTTATGCAGGCGCTGGACGCCACTATTCTCAATACCGCGCTACCGGCTATAGCGCAAAGTCTTAACCGCTCCCCGCTGGCGATGCAGTCAGCGATTATCAGCTACACCCTGACTGTCGCTATGCTGATCCCGGTCAGCGGCTGGCTGGCGGACCGTTTCGGTACGCGACGCATCTTTATGCTGGCGGTTTCGCTTTTTACTCTGGGATCGCTGGCCTGCGCGCTATCAAATTCACTGGGGATGCTGGTTGTCTTTCGCATCGTGCAGGGGATAGGTGGCGCAATGATGATGCCGGTTGCCCGCCTTGCGTTGCTGCGAGCCTATCCGCGCAGTGAATTACTTCCGGTACTCAACTTTGTCACCATGCCTGGCCTGGTGGGCCCCATTCTTGGCCCGGTACTCGGCGGGGTACTGGTTACCTGGGCAAGCTGGCACTGGATATTCCTGATCAACATTCCGATTGGCATTGCCGGGCTGTTCTACGCGCGTAAATATATGCCGGACTTCACGACGCCGCGCCGCCGTTTCGACATGAGCGGTTTTCTGCTATTCGGCGTAAGCCTTGTGCTCTTCTCTATCGGCATTGAGTTGTTTGGTGAAAAACTGGTGGCCAGCTGGCTGGCGCTCACCATTATCTTCAGCAGCATAGTGCTGTTCTATGCCTATATCCGTCACGCTCGCCATCATCCCTCACCGCTGATTGCCCTGCCGATATTCAAGACCCGCACCTTCTCGGTGGGGATTGCGGGCAACATCGCCTCGCGCCTCGGTACCGGCTGCGTTCCTTTCCTGATGCCGCTGATGCTTCAGGTCGGCTTCGGCTATACGGCACTCATTGCGGGCTGCATGATTGCGCCTACCGCGATAGGGTCGATTCTGGCGAAATCCACCGTTACCCAAGTATTACGCTGGTTCGGCTACCGCAAAACGCTGTTTGGTGTGACGGTCATCATTGGCGTAATGATTGCGCAGTTTGCCCTTCAGTCGCCGTCGATGGAGGTGTGGTTGCTGATCCTGCCGCTCTTTATATTAGGCATGGCGATGTCCACGCAGTTCACGGCCATGAACACCATTACGCTCGCCGACCTGACCGACGAGAACGCCAGCAGCGGTAACAGCGTACTGGCAGTCACCCAGCAGCTATCGATTAGCCTTGGCGTTGCTGTCAGCGCGGCGGTACTGCGGTTTTATGAAGGCTTTGAAAGCGCCAATACCATTGAGCAGTTCCACTACACCTTTATTACCATGGGCATAATCACCCTAATATCGGCATCCGTCTTCCTGCTGCTTAAAGCGAAAGATGGGCGGAACCTGATCAAGGAGCGGCACAAGCCTTAA
- the rbsR gene encoding ribose operon transcriptional repressor RbsR has product MATMKDVARLAGVSTSTVSHVINNDRFVSDAIREKVEEAIKSLNYAPSALARSLKLKQTRTIGMLITASSNPFFSELVRGVERSCFERGYSLVLCNTEGDEERMNRNLETLMQKRVDGLLVLCTETHQLSREIIQRYPSIPTVMMDWAPFEGDIDIIQDNSLLGGDMATQYLIDKGFTRIACITGPLDKTPARLRLEGYRAAMARAGLTVREGDEIVGDFEFGGGVAAMQALLAQQERPQAVFIGNDAMAVGAYQALYQAGLKVPEDMAIIGYDDIELARYMTPPLTTVHQPKDELGELAIDVLTHRIADPTLSQQRLQLTPVLMTRGSA; this is encoded by the coding sequence GTGGCCACCATGAAGGACGTTGCCCGCCTGGCGGGCGTTTCCACCTCGACGGTTTCGCACGTCATTAATAACGATCGCTTTGTCAGCGATGCGATTCGGGAAAAGGTGGAAGAGGCGATCAAAAGCCTTAACTACGCTCCTTCGGCACTGGCGCGCAGTCTCAAGCTTAAGCAGACGCGCACCATCGGGATGCTAATCACCGCCAGCTCCAACCCCTTCTTCTCTGAACTGGTGCGCGGCGTTGAGCGCAGCTGTTTCGAACGTGGCTATAGCCTGGTGCTCTGTAATACCGAAGGCGATGAAGAGCGAATGAACCGTAACCTGGAGACGCTGATGCAAAAGCGCGTCGACGGGCTGCTGGTGCTGTGTACCGAGACGCATCAGCTTTCGCGAGAGATTATTCAGCGCTATCCCTCTATTCCCACCGTGATGATGGACTGGGCCCCTTTTGAGGGTGATATCGATATCATTCAGGACAACTCGCTGCTGGGTGGTGATATGGCAACCCAGTATCTTATTGATAAAGGCTTTACCCGTATCGCCTGCATTACCGGCCCGCTGGATAAAACCCCTGCACGGTTACGTCTGGAGGGGTATCGGGCGGCAATGGCCCGGGCAGGGCTGACGGTACGTGAAGGCGATGAGATCGTCGGTGACTTTGAGTTTGGCGGCGGTGTTGCCGCTATGCAGGCGCTGCTGGCGCAGCAGGAGCGGCCTCAGGCGGTATTTATCGGTAACGATGCGATGGCCGTTGGCGCTTATCAGGCGCTGTATCAGGCGGGACTCAAGGTCCCGGAGGATATGGCTATTATCGGCTACGACGATATCGAGCTGGCGCGCTATATGACGCCGCCGCTCACCACCGTTCATCAGCCTAAGGATGAACTGGGTGAGCTAGCGATTGATGTTCTGACTCATCGCATTGCCGATCCAACCCTCTCCCAGCAGCGGCTACAGTTGACGCCGGTGCTGATGACGCGCGGCTCCGCTTAA
- the rbsK gene encoding ribokinase → MKTAGKLVVLGSINADHILNLDAFPMPGETVTGTHYQVAFGGKGANQAVAAGRSGAQIAFIACTGSDDTGDRIRAQLANDNINVAPVSVVDGESTGVALIFVNGEGENVIGIHAGANAALSPERVAAQQALITDADALLMQLESPVESVLAAAKIAHENHTTVVLNPAPARVLSDELLALVDIITPNETEAEKLTGIRVVSDSDAERAALALHDKGIGTVIITLGSRGVWASVNGEGRRVPGFKVNAIDTIAAGDTFNGALVTALLEDKPLDEAIVFAHAAAAIAVTRKGAQPSVPWRNEINDFLSQQG, encoded by the coding sequence ATGAAAACAGCAGGTAAGCTCGTTGTCCTTGGCAGCATCAATGCCGATCACATTCTCAACCTTGACGCTTTCCCGATGCCGGGCGAAACCGTGACCGGTACGCACTACCAGGTCGCCTTTGGCGGTAAAGGGGCAAACCAGGCGGTGGCCGCCGGGCGCAGCGGGGCGCAGATCGCGTTTATCGCCTGCACCGGCAGCGACGATACCGGCGATCGGATCCGCGCCCAGCTGGCCAACGATAACATCAACGTTGCGCCCGTGAGCGTGGTTGACGGAGAGTCTACCGGCGTCGCGTTGATCTTTGTCAACGGCGAAGGGGAGAATGTCATCGGTATTCATGCGGGAGCCAACGCCGCGCTCTCTCCCGAGCGGGTTGCCGCTCAGCAGGCGCTGATTACCGACGCGGACGCGCTGCTGATGCAGCTGGAGTCGCCGGTAGAGAGCGTGCTGGCTGCCGCGAAAATTGCCCATGAAAATCATACCACTGTCGTACTGAACCCGGCCCCGGCGCGTGTATTATCTGACGAGCTGCTGGCGCTGGTGGACATTATCACCCCCAATGAAACCGAAGCGGAAAAGCTGACGGGCATTCGCGTAGTGAGCGACAGCGATGCCGAGCGAGCGGCGCTCGCACTGCATGATAAAGGTATCGGTACGGTGATCATTACCCTTGGCAGCCGCGGCGTATGGGCCAGCGTCAACGGTGAGGGCCGCCGGGTGCCGGGCTTTAAGGTCAATGCCATAGATACGATTGCGGCGGGTGATACCTTTAACGGCGCATTGGTGACCGCGCTGCTGGAGGATAAGCCGCTTGATGAGGCCATTGTGTTTGCCCATGCGGCGGCGGCGATTGCCGTTACGCGCAAAGGCGCGCAGCCCTCTGTGCCATGGCGTAACGAGATCAACGATTTCTTGAGTCAGCAGGGGTAA
- the rbsB gene encoding ribose ABC transporter substrate-binding protein RbsB — MNMKKLATLVSAVALSATVSANAMAKDTIALVVSTLNNPFFVSLKDGAQKEADKLGYNLVVLDSQNNPAKELANVQDLTVRGTKILLINPTDSDAVGNAVKMANQAKIPVITLDRVAAKGEVVSHIASDNVLGGKIAGDYIAKKAGESAKVIELQGIAGTSAARERGEGFQQAVTAHKFNVLASQPADFDRTKGLNVMQNLLTAHPDVQAVFAQNDEMALGALRALQTAGKSDVMVVGFDGTPDGEKAVNDGKLAATIAQLPEQIGAKGVETADKVLKGEKVQAKYPVDLKLVIKQ; from the coding sequence ATGAACATGAAAAAACTGGCTACTCTGGTCTCTGCTGTCGCACTGAGTGCAACCGTGAGCGCAAACGCGATGGCGAAAGACACCATTGCGCTGGTGGTCTCTACCCTGAACAACCCATTTTTTGTTTCACTGAAGGATGGCGCACAGAAAGAAGCCGACAAGCTGGGCTATAACCTGGTGGTGCTGGATTCCCAGAACAACCCGGCGAAAGAGCTGGCTAACGTGCAGGACCTGACCGTGCGCGGCACGAAAATCCTGCTGATCAACCCGACAGATTCTGATGCAGTCGGTAACGCCGTGAAGATGGCGAACCAGGCTAAAATCCCGGTGATCACCCTGGACCGCGTTGCGGCCAAAGGTGAAGTCGTGAGCCACATTGCTTCAGATAACGTGCTGGGCGGCAAAATTGCTGGCGATTACATCGCGAAGAAAGCCGGTGAAAGCGCGAAGGTGATTGAGCTGCAGGGTATTGCAGGCACCTCCGCCGCTCGCGAACGCGGCGAGGGCTTCCAGCAGGCCGTGACGGCGCATAAATTCAACGTGCTGGCTAGCCAGCCGGCAGATTTCGATCGCACCAAAGGTCTGAACGTGATGCAGAACCTGCTGACCGCGCATCCTGATGTGCAGGCCGTATTTGCTCAGAACGATGAAATGGCGCTGGGTGCGCTGCGCGCGCTGCAGACGGCGGGTAAATCCGACGTGATGGTAGTGGGCTTCGACGGCACGCCGGACGGTGAGAAAGCGGTAAACGACGGCAAACTGGCGGCGACCATTGCCCAGCTGCCGGAGCAGATCGGCGCGAAAGGCGTTGAAACTGCTGATAAAGTGCTGAAAGGCGAGAAGGTTCAGGCGAAATACCCGGTTGACCTGAAGCTGGTTATTAAACAGTAA